CCAAGCCGACAAGGGCACCCTGCAGAGCGGCTACAACGTCGACGTGCCCAAGCAGAGCATGTTCCTGAGCCTGCTGTTCAGCCTGCTGCCCATCGTGGTGGTCGTGTTGATCTTCCTGTTCATCATGAACCAGATGCAGGGCGGCGGCTCCCGGGTGATGAACTTCGGGAAGTCCAAGGCGAAACTGATCACCAAGGACACTCCCAAGACCACGTTCGCCGACGTGGCCGGCGCCGACGAGGCGCTGGAGGAGCTCGAGGAGATCAAGGACTTCCTGCAGAACCCGGCCAAGTTCCAGGCCATCGGCGCCAAGATCCCCAAGGGTGTGCTGCTGTTCGGCCCGCCCGGAACCGGTAAGACCCTGCTGGCCCGCGCGGTCGCGGGCGAGGCCGGGGTGCCGTTCTACTCGATCTCCGGCTCCGACTTCGTCGAGATGTTCGTCGGCGTCGGCGCCTCCCGGGTGCGCGACCTGTTCGAGCAGGCCAAGGCCAACGCCCCGTCCATCATCTTCATCGACGAGATCGACGCCGTCGGCCGACACCGCGGCGCGGGCCTCGGCGGCGGCCACGACGAGCGCGAGCAGACCCTCAACCAGTTGCTGGTCGAGATGGACGGCTTCGACGTCAAGGGCGGCGTCATCCTGATCGCGGCCACCAACCGGCCCGACATCCTGGACCCGGCGCTGCTGCGTCCCGGCCGCTTCGACCGCCAGGTCACCGTCGACCGCCCCGACCTGGAGGGCCGTAAGGGCATCCTCCGGGTGCACGGTCGCGGCAAGCCGTTCGGGCCCGACGTCGACCTCGACGTCATCGCCCGCCGGACCCCCGGCTTCACCGGCGCCGACCTGGCCAACGTGATCAACGAGGCGGCGCTGCTGACCGCCCGGTTCGACCGCAAGCTGATCGACATGGAGACCCTCGAGGAGTCCATCGATCGGGTGATGGCCGGGCCGGAGCGCAAGAGCCGCCTCATGTCCGAGGCAGAGAAGAAGATCATCGCCTACCACGAGGGCGGTCACGCGCTGGTGGCGCACGCGCTGCCGAACGCCGACCCCGTCCACAAGGTGACGATCCTGCCGCGCGGCCGGGCCCTGGGTTACACGATGACCCTGCCGATGGAGGACAAGTTCCTCACCACCCGTTCGGAGATGACCGACCAGCTCACCATGCTGCTCGGCGGCCGGACGGCCGAGGAGCTGGTCTTCCACGAGCCCACCACCGGCGCGGCCAACGACATCGAGAAGGCCACGTCCATCGCCCGCAACATGGTCACCGAGTACGGCATGAGCGAGCGCCTGGGCGCCCGCAAGTTCGGCACCGGGCAGGGCGAGGTCTTCCTCGGCCGTGACGTCGGCCACGAGCGCGACTACTCCGAGGACATCGCCTCCGCGATCGACGACGAGGTCCGCCGCCTCATCGAGTCGGCGCACGACATGGCGTGGGAGATTCTGGTCGAGTACCGGGACGTCCTGGACGACCTGGTCCTGCACCTGATGGACAAGGAGACCCTGTCCAAGGACGAGGTGCTGCGGATCTTCGCCCCGATCACCAAGCGTCCCAAG
The DNA window shown above is from Thermomonospora umbrina and carries:
- the ftsH gene encoding ATP-dependent zinc metalloprotease FtsH; protein product: MDVKRYFRGPLLWILLFGLLVAIVMWGVNPGNQYEATDTSKVISAINSGQVKSAKIIDKDQRIEVTLDNGKQQKASWVSGQGLELQKALQVQADKGTLQSGYNVDVPKQSMFLSLLFSLLPIVVVVLIFLFIMNQMQGGGSRVMNFGKSKAKLITKDTPKTTFADVAGADEALEELEEIKDFLQNPAKFQAIGAKIPKGVLLFGPPGTGKTLLARAVAGEAGVPFYSISGSDFVEMFVGVGASRVRDLFEQAKANAPSIIFIDEIDAVGRHRGAGLGGGHDEREQTLNQLLVEMDGFDVKGGVILIAATNRPDILDPALLRPGRFDRQVTVDRPDLEGRKGILRVHGRGKPFGPDVDLDVIARRTPGFTGADLANVINEAALLTARFDRKLIDMETLEESIDRVMAGPERKSRLMSEAEKKIIAYHEGGHALVAHALPNADPVHKVTILPRGRALGYTMTLPMEDKFLTTRSEMTDQLTMLLGGRTAEELVFHEPTTGAANDIEKATSIARNMVTEYGMSERLGARKFGTGQGEVFLGRDVGHERDYSEDIASAIDDEVRRLIESAHDMAWEILVEYRDVLDDLVLHLMDKETLSKDEVLRIFAPITKRPKQNSYTGYGKRLPSERPPVLTPKELALMGPKDVQDLPGGGSLAQGNGQGHDQPIDPAPES